A stretch of Cicer arietinum cultivar CDC Frontier isolate Library 1 chromosome 5, Cicar.CDCFrontier_v2.0, whole genome shotgun sequence DNA encodes these proteins:
- the LOC101494814 gene encoding F-box protein At5g39450, which produces MLLYLPDDVFAIISRSFSPRDICNLSVCCKSLNTLVASEKIWLTQCEVLGIVPHKDLVEWRKGVCSYKALCRFLFKVQPLIGIWVHQNPELGNVVYVMPGFVSVVGCRIIPQELGPLGMQDGPILWSSVFEVIGDFDGSPMFFLHGKEKGIDYIYPGSAKAIDKSCNILLLEVEPGQHKNVSSLLQSKSFVHTSGLELSRKVCRSNSDISRSQRLMGDNEGTVVTFGKLAFSDRRKLLEVTTSQVRQKVPDTMIEPLFPRLRDDEENFQKDLVILRERRSLLSQMYKLGSSEIEYKANYQEVVPTQLEMDDDPSRAVPDEDGGSGTQCIKRKGIRGYFWNSLKHILGRSNSINDSHPASKKLTTSSEIRHVRLQEFLRSSNTIRLTLNASNVKLSSYRAWPNMHDSRFALYKLPLRVPGADQEYAGLWGGAFGWPPGKPSEDKPGKALFFLLLSYEEFEGQQLLIATKILEGTHYVLHPNGSAMFIANMNDPSSEPFPWDTDADSLPVNIKHVFSGEGIASGYGFRYPGSKPGSLFVFHNGVIAFIWKETRAVLTLQRLNLQDLLKKGERIPSLPPIANFSYLTKSYSNVFAGFPTSSNSLSSPRKGRH; this is translated from the exons ATGCTTTTGTATCTGCCTGATGATGTCTTTGCAATCATTTCTCGTTCATTTTCACCAAGAGATATATGCAATCTAAGTGTTTGTTGTAAGAGCTTGAACACACTTGTGGCTTCTGAAAAAATCTGGCTCACTCAATGTGAAGTTTTGGGCATAGTTCCTCATAAGGATCTTGTTGAGTGGAGAAAGGGCGTGTGTTCTTACAAAGCACTTTGTCGTTTTCTGTTCAAAGTTCAACCTTTGATTGGAATATGGGTTCATCAGAATCCTGAGCTGGGAAACGTGGTGTATGTGATGCCTGGTTTTGTTTCTGTTGTTGGTTGTAGGATAATTCCTCAGGAGCTTGGTCCATTAGGTATGCAAGATGGTCCAATTCTATGGTCTTCTGTTTTTGAAGTTATTGGTGATTTTGATGGTTCACCTATGTTTTTCCTTCATGGAAAGGAGAAGGgaattgattatatttatcctggttcagctaaGGCTATTGATAAATCTTGCAATATATTGTTGCTCGAGGTTGAGCCAGGGCAACATAAGAATGTCAGTTCTTTGTTGCAGAGTAAAAGTTTCGTGCATACGTCGGGTTTGGAGTTGTCTAGGAAGGTTTGTAGGTCGAACAGCGATATTAGTAGGTCACAAAGGTTGATGGGAGATAATGAGGGAACTGTTGTTACCTTTGGTAAGTTAGCTTTTTCTGATAGAAGAAAGTTGCTTGAGGTTACAACCAGCCAAGTTCGACAAAAGGTTCCGGATACGATGATAGAACCATTGTTTCCTAGGTTGAGGGATGACGAGGAGAATTTTCAGAAAGATTTGGTGATCTTGAGGGAAAGAAGATCACTCCTTAGTCAAATGTACAAGCTTGGTAGTAGTGAGATTGAATATAAGGCAAACTATCAGGAGGTGGTTCCAACACAATTAGAAATGGATGATGATCCTTCTAGGGCCGTGCCTGACGAGGATGGTGGCAGTGGCACACAATGCATCAAGAGAAAAGGAATTCGCGGTTATTTCTGGAATAGCCTTAAACATATTCTAGGAAGATCAAATTCGATTAATGACAGTCATCCAGCATCCAAGAAGCTTACTACAAGTAGTGAGATTAGGCATGTTCGACTTCAAGAATTTCTTAGATCGAGTAACACAATAAGGCTAACCTTAAACGCCTCAAATGTGAAACTATCGTCTTATAGAGCATGGCCAAATATGCATGATAGTAGGTTTGCACTTTACAAGTTGCCTTTGCGAGTTCCGGGTGCTGATCAAGAATATGCTGGTTTATGGGGAGGTGCTTTCGGCTGGCCTCCGGGAAAGCCTTCTGAAGACAAGCCTGGAAAGGCTTTGTTCTTTCTTCTCCTCTCTTATGAGGAGTTTGAGGGACAGCAACTTCTCATTGCAACCAAAATATTGGAAGGCACACACTATGTCTTGCATCCTAATGGTTCAGCAATGTTTATTGCGAATATGAACGATCCATCGTCCGAACCTTTTCCTTGGGACACCGATGCAGACTCATTGCCAGTGAATATCAAACATGTTTTCTCGGGAGAGGGTATTGCAAGCGGTTATGGGTTCAGATACCCTGGATCAAAGCCGGGTTCGCTCTTTGTCTTTCATAACGGTGTAATTGCATTCATTTGGAAGGAGACAAGGGCTGTTTTGACATTGCAAAGACTTAACTTGCAAGATCTTTTGAAGAAGGGTGAAAGGATACCTTCTCTGCCTCCCATTGCTAATTTTTCATATCTTACAAAGTCCTACTCGAATGTGTTTGCCGGCTTTCCTACCTCTTCCAATAGTTTGTCTTCCCCAAG GAAAGGACGACACTAG